Proteins encoded within one genomic window of Spirochaeta isovalerica:
- a CDS encoding delta-60 repeat domain-containing protein translates to MKRLIYIILPLLLASLVLSSCEDIFHDASDLLAEIRDNAKGYPEPKRIFVGGDFSIMWDGYSRDSFTVLNGQGNPDGAFLSENFGIEIVGYTGTGNSGVQAFSLGKEYVYVAGNYGGYDESNTEVANPAYKNLHRYWLDGTKDGTMDLSYSPFSDALSTSELYAVSSLSDSTAFAGGNFDPMTVPMDGYSELIGINSSGTGTFTIPAIPDGSVVYSVETVFDDTLTIVCGTFSTLGSETGYSNFAAIDNTTLTAIPFGVFPPNNPPLSFTQALDSAWYGDSLYIVGYETAMMEGGVLKYKATGTGFIEDTNFYSNFTSKISPTIFDQPYTIATDSKGRIYVGGSFYVTTENEHQGIIRLNSDGNVDESFRTMIAGAVRSIEVQKNGKILIGGSYTQINGESNYNGLARILENGNIDYEFDNSFPGGTVYAIAIQEEPQDTE, encoded by the coding sequence ATGAAGCGATTGATATATATAATTCTCCCCTTGCTTCTTGCTTCCTTAGTTTTGTCATCCTGTGAGGATATTTTTCACGATGCCAGCGATCTTCTCGCGGAAATACGCGATAATGCCAAGGGTTATCCCGAACCGAAGAGGATTTTTGTCGGAGGGGATTTCAGCATCATGTGGGATGGATATTCGAGAGATTCGTTTACAGTTTTGAACGGTCAGGGAAATCCTGACGGAGCTTTCCTTTCGGAAAATTTCGGCATCGAAATAGTCGGTTATACTGGTACCGGCAACAGCGGGGTTCAAGCTTTCTCGTTAGGTAAAGAATATGTATATGTCGCCGGTAATTATGGCGGCTATGACGAATCAAATACCGAAGTTGCCAATCCTGCGTACAAAAACCTCCATCGCTACTGGCTTGATGGTACAAAGGACGGCACAATGGATCTGTCCTATTCACCTTTCAGTGACGCTCTTTCGACATCTGAACTCTATGCCGTATCATCCTTAAGCGATAGCACTGCATTCGCGGGCGGTAACTTTGATCCTATGACGGTGCCGATGGACGGCTACTCGGAATTAATCGGAATTAACTCTTCGGGCACAGGGACCTTCACAATCCCCGCAATCCCCGATGGAAGTGTTGTTTATTCCGTCGAAACAGTTTTTGACGACACGCTGACAATTGTCTGCGGTACTTTTTCGACTTTAGGATCAGAAACCGGTTATAGCAACTTCGCGGCAATAGATAATACTACATTGACAGCTATTCCCTTCGGAGTTTTTCCTCCCAACAATCCGCCTTTGTCCTTTACACAGGCTCTTGATTCTGCCTGGTATGGCGATTCCCTTTATATCGTCGGTTATGAAACAGCTATGATGGAAGGCGGCGTGTTAAAATATAAAGCCACTGGAACCGGTTTTATAGAAGATACCAACTTTTATAGCAATTTCACCAGTAAAATTTCACCAACAATATTTGATCAGCCCTATACGATCGCAACAGACAGCAAAGGAAGAATCTATGTGGGAGGCAGTTTTTATGTCACTACAGAGAATGAACATCAGGGAATTATAAGATTGAATTCCGATGGAAATGTCGATGAATCTTTCAGAACAATGATTGCCGGGGCAGTTCGTTCTATTGAAGTTCAGAAAAATGGAAAAATCCTCATCGGCGGTTCATATACACAAATCAATGGAGAGTCAAACTATAACGGTCTGGCCAGAATCCTGGAAAATGGAAATATAGATTATGAATTCGATAATTCATTCCCCGGCGGAACAGTCTACGCCATCGCCATACAGGAAGAACCGCAAGATACCGAATAA
- a CDS encoding alpha/beta fold hydrolase, which translates to MKLELDGAVIYYESYGEGMPLLFLHGYHIDHKCLSFPIEERMGGIEGFKRIYPDLPGMGLTELQSPVDSTEELFSLLLAFIDIMTEGQPFAIAGYSYGGYLARGVVKARKNLVRGMFLLCPVIIPDRKSRILPDFRILKRDMDFIESLSLDDRDVFCESCVIQTEEVYKRFKKEIIEPFLLADRRMMKNLQHQAYAFEKPVDNLNLNFPGPVLFLAGHQDAVVGYEDIYSIFNDYPNAELSVLNSAGHNLQIEREDEFSRQLKSWSEKVKIFKE; encoded by the coding sequence ATGAAACTGGAGCTTGATGGAGCCGTAATTTATTATGAGTCATATGGAGAAGGGATGCCTTTGCTTTTTCTTCATGGATACCACATCGACCACAAGTGTTTGTCCTTCCCGATAGAAGAGCGTATGGGCGGAATAGAGGGTTTTAAAAGGATATATCCCGATCTTCCGGGAATGGGATTAACAGAACTGCAAAGTCCTGTTGACTCTACTGAGGAACTCTTTTCCCTGCTGCTCGCATTTATCGATATCATGACTGAAGGTCAACCATTCGCCATTGCAGGCTACTCCTACGGTGGATATCTGGCGAGAGGAGTAGTTAAAGCACGGAAAAACCTGGTCAGGGGAATGTTTTTGTTATGCCCTGTGATTATTCCCGATAGAAAAAGCCGAATCCTGCCTGATTTCAGAATTCTGAAAAGAGACATGGATTTTATTGAATCTCTATCTCTCGATGACAGAGATGTATTCTGTGAATCCTGTGTGATTCAAACGGAGGAAGTTTACAAAAGATTCAAAAAGGAGATTATCGAACCCTTTCTGCTGGCGGACCGGAGGATGATGAAAAACCTGCAGCACCAGGCTTATGCTTTCGAGAAGCCTGTTGATAACCTGAATCTGAATTTCCCGGGACCTGTGTTATTCCTGGCCGGCCATCAGGATGCGGTTGTCGGATATGAGGATATTTATTCCATATTCAATGACTACCCCAATGCGGAACTTTCGGTTCTGAACAGCGCCGGACACAATCTTCAGATTGAGCGGGAAGATGAGTTCAGCCGGCAGCTGAAAAGCTGGAGTGAGAAAGTTAAGATTTTCAAGGAGTGA
- a CDS encoding GSCFA domain-containing protein, with amino-acid sequence MASADTMDSFTARSVTYVKTEKSPYPIGYKDRHFFMGSCFSEYLYSYMKERFFNCSFSPFGNIYNPLSLASSLEMLSSEKKISDEEIFENRGLWRHFSFDTALSHPDRNEYLSAINRSLENGRKLIRNASRLYLTLGTAFVYRRQDTGEIVNNCHQLPFGDFSRDCASIEEMRESLSAAITQLHKANPDLKIIMTLSPVRHLRDSPEENSLSKARLRCLIEEMRRDFDFWYFPSYEIMLDQLRDYRWYGADMTHPSQTATDYIMSRFFESAADEDCLEFLADMEKLRNRLNHRILHPGSSEAIKFRKSTFMAIQSYNDKYKGMSRLKEVLQNYETGA; translated from the coding sequence TTGGCATCGGCTGACACCATGGACAGCTTTACCGCCCGCTCGGTAACCTACGTTAAAACGGAAAAATCTCCTTATCCCATTGGATATAAAGACCGCCATTTTTTTATGGGCTCCTGTTTCTCTGAATATTTGTACAGCTATATGAAAGAGAGATTTTTCAATTGCAGCTTCAGTCCTTTCGGCAATATCTATAATCCCTTATCCCTGGCCTCTTCGCTTGAGATGCTTAGTTCCGAAAAAAAGATTTCAGATGAGGAGATATTTGAAAACAGGGGATTATGGAGGCATTTTTCATTCGATACAGCCTTGAGCCATCCCGACCGGAATGAATACCTCTCCGCGATAAACCGTTCTCTGGAAAATGGCAGGAAACTTATACGTAATGCCAGCCGGCTCTATCTGACTCTCGGCACAGCTTTTGTTTACAGAAGGCAGGATACCGGTGAAATTGTCAATAATTGCCACCAACTCCCATTTGGTGATTTCTCCAGAGACTGTGCATCAATTGAAGAAATGAGAGAATCCTTATCTGCTGCTATAACTCAACTGCATAAGGCCAATCCCGATCTCAAGATTATCATGACTCTCAGTCCCGTCCGTCATTTAAGAGACAGCCCTGAGGAAAACAGTTTGAGCAAAGCCCGTTTAAGATGCCTTATAGAAGAAATGCGCCGGGATTTCGACTTCTGGTACTTCCCCTCCTATGAAATCATGCTTGATCAGTTGCGGGATTATCGTTGGTATGGAGCGGATATGACTCATCCTTCCCAGACTGCTACCGATTATATAATGTCCCGTTTCTTCGAATCCGCTGCAGATGAGGACTGTTTGGAGTTTCTTGCGGACATGGAAAAACTGCGCAATCGGCTCAACCACAGAATACTTCATCCCGGAAGCAGTGAGGCTATAAAGTTCAGAAAATCCACATTCATGGCAATACAAAGCTATAATGATAAGTATAAAGGAATGTCCCGGCTGAAGGAGGTCCTGCAGAACTATGAAACTGGAGCTTGA
- the mgtE gene encoding magnesium transporter encodes MQHLLENIKEYMDMLDDTQLRTTVSELTVAELIEVWDFLNEKEKLRLFLLFDHDVKSEFITELSTADQEFLIVELSEQATKNMLEEMRPDDLVDLIQAISPENRESLWQNMSEESRRETEFLLRFDEDDAAGLMTPRYAAIQGDITVDQALKFIRRTLDKLETIYYIYVVDKLKRLTGVVSLKQILAADDRALIYDIMEEHVIYVRDDTDQEETAKVLEDHDLLALPVVDKFNRLLGIITFDDVIDVIREEQTEDIYKMGAMGGNTDSYLESSVPQLVLKRLPWLVILLLAGTITTNVLSSFNDLILAASFLTLFIPVITQTGGNCGTQSSTLMIRGLATDELHFRDIWKVIGKEIMVGLIIGLSTGVIIFLRGLFLPPGIELIQAITVGISLSAVVIFATVLGALVPLMIHRLGFDPTVAAGPLMSTVIDVIGLTIYFKVAMMILGIG; translated from the coding sequence ATGCAGCACCTACTGGAAAATATTAAAGAGTATATGGACATGCTGGACGATACTCAGCTGAGAACAACTGTCAGCGAACTGACAGTCGCCGAATTGATCGAAGTGTGGGATTTCCTCAATGAAAAGGAAAAGCTGAGGCTTTTTCTCCTTTTTGACCACGATGTGAAAAGTGAGTTCATAACGGAATTATCCACTGCAGACCAGGAATTTCTGATAGTGGAGCTCTCGGAACAGGCTACGAAAAACATGCTTGAAGAGATGAGACCCGACGACCTCGTCGACCTGATTCAGGCGATAAGCCCTGAAAACAGGGAGTCGCTCTGGCAGAATATGAGCGAAGAGTCCCGTCGCGAAACCGAGTTTCTTCTCCGCTTCGACGAAGATGACGCCGCGGGGCTGATGACTCCCCGTTACGCAGCGATTCAGGGCGATATAACTGTAGACCAGGCCTTGAAATTCATCCGGAGGACCCTGGATAAACTTGAAACCATTTACTACATATACGTTGTTGATAAACTGAAACGGCTTACGGGAGTAGTGTCTCTCAAACAAATCCTCGCGGCCGATGATAGAGCACTGATCTACGACATTATGGAGGAACATGTCATCTATGTCCGCGACGATACGGACCAGGAGGAAACCGCAAAAGTTCTGGAAGACCATGACCTTCTGGCACTGCCTGTTGTTGACAAGTTCAACCGTCTTCTCGGTATCATTACATTCGATGATGTAATCGATGTTATCCGGGAGGAACAGACCGAGGATATTTATAAAATGGGAGCCATGGGCGGAAACACCGACAGCTACCTCGAATCATCGGTTCCTCAGCTGGTTCTCAAAAGACTCCCCTGGCTGGTGATCCTCCTTCTGGCCGGGACGATTACGACCAATGTTCTGTCGTCATTCAACGATCTTATTCTGGCCGCCAGTTTTCTGACTCTGTTCATTCCCGTCATTACCCAGACGGGGGGAAACTGCGGGACTCAGTCATCGACCCTTATGATCCGCGGTCTGGCTACAGACGAACTCCATTTCCGGGACATCTGGAAAGTTATAGGCAAGGAAATTATGGTCGGACTGATTATAGGATTATCTACAGGCGTAATCATATTTCTAAGAGGACTGTTCCTGCCTCCGGGTATCGAGCTGATACAGGCCATTACCGTGGGAATTTCCTTAAGTGCCGTAGTCATTTTCGCGACTGTATTAGGGGCGCTGGTCCCTTTGATGATCCACCGTCTGGGCTTTGACCCCACAGTTGCCGCCGGACCATTAATGTCCACAGTGATCGATGTTATCGGTTTAACCATTTACTTTAAAGTGGCCATGATGATTCTTGGCATCGGCTGA
- the murB gene encoding UDP-N-acetylmuramate dehydrogenase, translated as MIKLSEKIKKINIDGTITFSEEMKNFTTFKTGGRADVFVRASSVEDVIKIKQFAAENAVPLFILGGGANILVSDYGIRGITLYTGDLNKVAADGSDLIFESGIEVNALAEAALDFNLSGLEFIYGMPGTAGGALWMNARCYGSEVSYIFQWADVLNEKNTLERIRYRAEDWGYKISPFQNRKLLILRACFRLKRGIRDEIRSEMDKNYKDRNDKGHFKAPCAGSVFKNNRAFGKPSGQIIDEAGLRGLRIGSAVVSDFHANIIINEGGAKASEILELINLVKVKVKETSGFDLEPEVIPVGDWR; from the coding sequence GTGATTAAGTTAAGTGAAAAAATTAAAAAAATCAACATAGATGGAACAATCACTTTCAGTGAAGAAATGAAAAATTTCACAACATTCAAAACCGGAGGCCGCGCTGATGTTTTCGTCAGGGCGTCCAGTGTCGAAGATGTTATAAAAATAAAACAATTCGCAGCTGAAAATGCCGTTCCCCTTTTTATTCTCGGCGGAGGAGCCAATATCCTTGTGTCAGATTATGGGATAAGAGGCATAACCCTGTATACAGGCGACCTGAATAAGGTGGCGGCAGATGGTTCCGATCTTATTTTTGAATCGGGAATAGAGGTAAATGCCCTGGCCGAAGCTGCCCTGGATTTTAATCTGTCCGGCCTCGAATTCATTTATGGAATGCCCGGAACGGCCGGTGGCGCTTTATGGATGAACGCCCGCTGTTACGGTAGTGAAGTTTCTTATATTTTCCAATGGGCCGATGTTCTGAACGAAAAGAATACGCTGGAGCGCATCAGGTATCGCGCTGAGGACTGGGGATATAAAATTTCTCCTTTTCAGAACCGGAAACTACTCATTCTCCGGGCCTGCTTCAGACTGAAAAGGGGAATCAGAGATGAAATCCGCTCAGAAATGGATAAAAATTATAAAGACAGAAATGACAAAGGCCATTTCAAAGCCCCCTGCGCCGGCTCAGTTTTCAAAAATAACAGAGCCTTCGGAAAGCCGTCCGGCCAGATCATCGACGAAGCCGGATTGAGGGGATTGCGCATCGGTTCCGCCGTTGTTTCCGATTTTCATGCTAATATAATTATAAATGAAGGCGGGGCAAAAGCTTCGGAAATCCTGGAGCTGATCAACCTGGTTAAAGTCAAAGTGAAAGAAACGTCAGGATTCGATCTTGAACCGGAAGTCATTCCCGTCGGGGACTGGAGGTAA
- the cysS gene encoding cysteine--tRNA ligase yields the protein MTVNLYNTDGRKIEPFIPIREGNVGLYCCGPTVYNYAHIGNLRAFMFEDILRRTLEYAGYKVKHIMNITDVGHLTDDGDDGEDKMIKAAREKGMSVWDIAAFFTDSFFSDVERLNIQKPTLYSKATDHIEDMINMIRTLEEKGFTYQAGGNVYFDSSRFPEYGKMALLDKQDLQHGARVVVDENKRNPQDFVLWFTESKFEKQAMTWDSPWGVGYPGWHIECSAMSCKYLGNHFDIHCGGIDHIPVHHTNEIAQSEAANGEKWVNYWCHNEFLLMKSGKMSKSKGGFLTLQSLVDKGYDPLDYRYFLLGGHYRSQLVFSWESLEASASARKNLIQKIGSLRKDAGPVNLSDLGDGAKEKLNDFSEHITADLMTPRCLADLWGLLKDPAIAEGEKLAAAYEMDRVLGLKMDTYEIAEESVEISEEDKALIGERAKAKKEKNFSRADEIRDIFSDRGYTLVDTPEGTILKKK from the coding sequence ATGACTGTAAATCTGTACAATACCGACGGCCGCAAAATCGAGCCGTTCATCCCCATACGCGAAGGGAATGTCGGACTTTACTGCTGTGGTCCTACAGTCTACAATTACGCTCACATCGGCAATCTCAGAGCTTTCATGTTTGAGGACATCCTCAGACGGACCCTGGAATATGCCGGATATAAAGTAAAGCATATCATGAATATAACCGACGTCGGCCATCTTACCGATGATGGCGATGACGGCGAAGATAAAATGATTAAGGCGGCCCGGGAAAAAGGTATGTCCGTCTGGGATATCGCTGCTTTTTTCACCGATTCATTTTTCAGCGATGTGGAGAGGCTTAACATTCAAAAGCCGACACTCTACAGCAAAGCGACGGACCATATTGAAGATATGATCAATATGATCAGAACCCTTGAAGAAAAGGGTTTTACCTATCAGGCCGGAGGAAATGTTTATTTCGACTCATCCAGATTTCCCGAATATGGAAAGATGGCGCTTCTGGATAAACAGGATCTTCAGCACGGAGCCCGTGTCGTCGTGGATGAGAATAAAAGAAATCCCCAGGACTTTGTTCTGTGGTTTACCGAAAGCAAATTCGAGAAACAGGCTATGACCTGGGATTCTCCCTGGGGAGTCGGATATCCGGGCTGGCACATCGAATGTTCCGCCATGAGCTGCAAATACCTCGGAAATCATTTCGACATTCACTGCGGCGGTATTGACCACATTCCTGTACACCACACAAATGAAATTGCCCAATCTGAAGCGGCTAATGGAGAGAAATGGGTTAACTACTGGTGCCACAACGAGTTTCTACTCATGAAGTCGGGAAAGATGTCCAAAAGCAAGGGCGGATTTCTCACACTCCAGTCTCTTGTGGATAAAGGGTACGACCCCCTTGATTACCGCTATTTCCTTCTCGGCGGTCATTACAGATCCCAGCTCGTGTTTTCATGGGAATCCCTCGAAGCATCTGCCTCGGCCCGGAAAAATCTTATTCAGAAAATCGGTTCGCTCAGGAAGGATGCCGGACCGGTCAACCTGTCAGATCTGGGCGACGGGGCAAAAGAGAAGCTCAATGATTTCAGTGAGCACATAACTGCGGATCTCATGACACCCCGGTGTCTGGCAGATCTCTGGGGGCTTCTCAAAGATCCCGCCATCGCCGAGGGGGAAAAACTGGCAGCCGCCTATGAAATGGACCGTGTCCTCGGTTTGAAAATGGATACTTATGAAATAGCCGAGGAATCGGTTGAAATATCAGAAGAAGATAAAGCTCTTATCGGAGAGCGGGCTAAAGCCAAGAAAGAGAAAAACTTTTCCCGTGCCGATGAAATCCGCGATATCTTCAGTGATCGGGGGTATACTCTTGTGGATACCCCCGAAGGAACAATTCTTAAGAAAAAGTGA
- a CDS encoding RNA polymerase sigma factor, which translates to MSSDLDTEEEFDDIYHQFFPVLVKIVYRITGSVSVSEDLCQEAFIRYYERRDKLPGGDQAKFWLIRVVKNLAYNHEKRKGRERVAYEKFYHEPKRDLTNEGEKAVLEDESKKAVQEALMKIPYKLRMVLILKEYGEMDYKDIAASLKISEGNVKVRVFRARKLLSEYLEKGDVYVP; encoded by the coding sequence ATGAGTAGCGATTTGGATACGGAGGAAGAATTCGATGATATCTATCATCAGTTCTTTCCCGTGTTGGTTAAAATAGTGTACAGAATCACCGGCAGTGTCTCCGTAAGCGAAGACCTCTGTCAGGAAGCCTTTATCCGCTATTATGAAAGACGGGACAAGCTTCCCGGAGGAGACCAGGCAAAATTCTGGCTTATCCGGGTTGTCAAAAACCTGGCATATAATCATGAGAAGCGCAAAGGGCGGGAGCGGGTAGCTTACGAGAAATTCTATCACGAACCCAAACGGGATTTAACCAATGAAGGCGAGAAAGCGGTTCTTGAAGATGAATCAAAAAAAGCTGTTCAGGAAGCGCTGATGAAGATACCATATAAATTGCGTATGGTTCTGATTCTAAAAGAGTATGGTGAAATGGACTATAAAGATATAGCGGCATCATTGAAGATTTCGGAGGGAAATGTCAAAGTGCGTGTTTTCCGAGCAAGAAAGCTCCTGAGTGAATATCTGGAAAAGGGGGATGTCTATGTGCCCTGA
- a CDS encoding anti-sigma factor family protein: protein MCPDKSVLSAWFDGEVDGLWNDKITEHLKACHNCSSYIKKLDEQKALLHSLPEPDFTESLDRVKLLIREKKTVSQTTRFWEKRIPVPVAAAAAIIAATFSLGINMLAGDRNDGLNPGLASADTNYSSVINLPGDKVNEFFKLMEASMSDEFSSNSIMELPSDVSLTFNGDSQLVRSVGYNGSASP from the coding sequence ATGTGCCCTGATAAAAGTGTCTTATCTGCCTGGTTTGACGGTGAAGTCGATGGATTGTGGAACGATAAGATCACGGAACATCTGAAAGCCTGTCATAACTGCTCTTCATATATTAAGAAACTTGATGAACAGAAGGCTCTGCTGCATTCGCTGCCCGAACCGGATTTTACGGAATCTCTCGACCGGGTCAAACTGCTGATCCGCGAAAAGAAAACCGTATCGCAGACAACCCGGTTCTGGGAAAAGCGAATTCCCGTTCCCGTTGCTGCTGCTGCGGCAATCATCGCGGCAACTTTTTCACTGGGTATCAATATGCTGGCAGGAGACAGGAATGATGGTCTCAATCCCGGTTTAGCTTCTGCCGATACCAATTACTCTTCGGTAATAAATCTGCCCGGAGATAAAGTCAACGAGTTTTTCAAACTGATGGAAGCTTCCATGAGTGATGAATTTTCTTCCAACTCCATTATGGAACTGCCTTCAGATGTCAGTCTCACTTTTAATGGAGACTCACAGCTTGTCAGATCGGTCGGGTATAATGGGAGCGCTTCGCCCTGA
- a CDS encoding transglutaminase domain-containing protein yields the protein MNRKVTLLAAGIPALMFILSLIAFVINTRIAEGKPRIIEMTPHTVSRGEQLTISGRNFGEAKDSSRIFLSSLDLLSRYIDSWNDREIVITIPEKANSGLLTIRTDRGLSKPAVIVLEENIPAIGAGSYIPGHPFIEYIDSPSGASGDIISITGEHFGDKKNNSEILFSSLFSHEVDSLDGETEYRDFLSVEDVQILTWEDKLIRFYLPDFVQTGDVYVRTERGYSNAAYFEQKLENSSLILSDKKTYMIHQSLSISAEFQNRDSKINYWFISPVETLFQRNVIDLPDRSFKSLYEHPGQTLYSIEGYTGLHDIVLSQNSIVEVYSKNSVVDPAEIGRNYDSTSPLFLKYTGSSQFITASSPRVSTVARSVTRGKSTAYDKSRAIYEYVIARLTPDPDAGIWDPDTVIDEMKGDSRAYSLLFTSLCRNSGIPARPVTGLLVDDRGNPINHWWAEFYLQGFGWFPVDPALADRNSEPDEEKIPIENYWGKIDNQHIVFSRGELILPRLFPEGKTGVDIDHAFVSHNYEVSSTINNLHLNWSDVRITAIY from the coding sequence ATGAACAGAAAAGTAACACTGCTCGCAGCCGGAATACCGGCATTGATGTTTATCCTGTCGCTGATTGCTTTTGTTATTAATACAAGAATTGCCGAAGGAAAGCCACGTATAATTGAAATGACTCCTCATACTGTCTCCAGAGGCGAACAGCTGACGATCTCCGGAAGAAATTTCGGAGAGGCGAAAGATAGTTCCCGTATTTTTCTTTCCTCGCTGGATCTGCTGTCCCGGTATATCGATTCCTGGAATGACAGGGAAATCGTCATTACCATTCCCGAGAAAGCCAATTCCGGATTACTGACTATCCGGACGGACAGGGGGCTGAGTAAACCGGCTGTCATTGTCCTGGAGGAAAATATTCCCGCAATCGGCGCCGGTTCATATATTCCCGGTCACCCGTTCATTGAGTATATAGATTCCCCTTCCGGAGCTTCAGGAGATATCATATCCATAACAGGCGAACACTTCGGCGATAAGAAGAATAATAGCGAAATACTTTTTTCCTCACTTTTTTCTCATGAAGTGGATTCTCTCGATGGAGAGACGGAATACCGTGACTTCTTAAGCGTTGAAGATGTACAGATTCTCACCTGGGAAGATAAGCTTATCCGGTTTTATCTGCCGGATTTTGTTCAGACCGGCGATGTTTACGTCAGAACTGAACGGGGTTACAGTAACGCTGCCTATTTTGAGCAGAAGCTTGAGAATAGTTCTCTGATTCTCTCTGATAAAAAGACGTATATGATTCATCAGTCATTATCAATCAGCGCTGAGTTTCAGAATCGGGACAGCAAAATAAATTACTGGTTTATTTCCCCTGTAGAGACTTTGTTTCAGAGAAATGTCATTGATCTCCCTGATCGCTCTTTCAAAAGCCTTTACGAACATCCCGGACAGACGCTTTATTCGATAGAAGGCTATACCGGTCTTCATGACATCGTATTATCGCAGAATTCTATTGTAGAGGTGTATTCGAAGAACAGTGTTGTCGATCCGGCTGAAATCGGTAGAAACTACGATTCAACCTCGCCGCTGTTTTTAAAATATACCGGTTCTTCCCAATTCATTACAGCTTCTTCTCCCCGCGTCAGCACCGTAGCCAGGTCCGTTACAAGAGGAAAATCAACTGCATATGATAAATCCCGCGCAATTTACGAATATGTAATAGCCAGGCTGACTCCGGATCCCGACGCGGGAATATGGGATCCCGATACGGTGATCGATGAAATGAAGGGTGACAGCAGAGCCTATTCTCTGCTTTTTACATCGCTCTGCCGGAATTCCGGAATTCCCGCCAGGCCTGTTACGGGTCTTCTTGTTGATGATAGGGGAAATCCGATAAATCACTGGTGGGCTGAATTCTATCTCCAGGGATTCGGGTGGTTTCCTGTTGATCCGGCACTGGCGGACCGGAATTCCGAGCCGGATGAAGAAAAAATCCCGATTGAAAATTACTGGGGAAAGATCGATAATCAACATATAGTATTCAGTCGTGGTGAATTGATATTGCCCCGGTTATTTCCCGAAGGAAAAACAGGTGTCGATATCGATCATGCATTTGTATCTCACAACTATGAAGTCAGCAGCACAATTAACAATTTGCACTTGAACTGGTCTGATGTTAGAATTACGGCGATCTATTAA